The following nucleotide sequence is from Apium graveolens cultivar Ventura chromosome 4, ASM990537v1, whole genome shotgun sequence.
GGGTTGTACGGTTTAGTCCTCTATGAACTCAAATTTTGGGTTTGAGCTGTAAACCCAACAAAGACCTGTTTTCAGGCCAAACCGTGTTATCTGTATAAGCTGCATGGGCAATAAGCGACATTTTTGCACATTTAGACTAATATGTGGCCAAGGAAGTGCTCTTTAACTAAGCTGTTTGTATCATGCTAATTTGATGAATTGGAATAACACGTTTTGCTTGAATTACTGCATCTTACAGGACAACAAGTTTTTGCCTGAATTTGGCTGCTGAACAAGAGAAAACTGTTACAGAGGAGTGGTTAAATGAACTGAAAACTGGAGTTATTAATGCTCAGAAATGCGAGGAAGATTGCAAGTATATAGGGGGTTTGGTAAGTAATCAATAATTTACTGGCACTTTCGTCTACACTATTCTACAattgtattatgtatatattaGTCTTAGAATTTGTTATCCTCATAATATTATGTCTTTACATAATGTTAAAGAGATATACATGATTTCCTTGCTTTAAAAGAAATTCATGTTATAGCTTCTATTATCAAATAAGTGAAGAAATAAATCTCATACTAAACAATTTATTTAAGCACCAGTATGAATACAATAAATATAAGAGAAGCAGCCAGATAAGACGCAGGAAAATTGAAACAAATATTGACAATTTTAATCATAGGTACCAGCTTCTGTAAACACGCAAACAAATTTATCACAAGGGGGGGGTCTTAGATCTcgatttctaaaaattattattttggcAGCTTGATGAATGGTGGGAACAACCAGCATCAACGGTTGTTGACTGGATTACTGTTGATGGACAAAATGTTGCCGCTTGGCATAACCATGTGAAGCAGCTTCTTACATTTTATGACAAGGAACTCCTATGAACGTAATCCTTTGGCACTCGGTGTTAAAGGTTGTCTATTGAACTGTCCTTGGCCTCTGCCTTTCCCACTCCTATGCCACTTGATGACATTACCTAAATGTGTGTTTGGTATGGTTGGAAATCGAATTGTAAATCATCTTCTGAGACCTGAATAACAGTCAGTTGGAAGAGAAGGCTAAATGGGAGCAAAGGGTAGATGGTCGTTGAGTTATTATTCGTTGGATTCGGGCAGTGCTGGGAAGTACTCTTCATTGGGCATATATAGGTAGTTCTTCCTCTGGTAGGAGGAGTTGTGTAACAGATGTTGTCTTGCCTTTGTGTACTCTTTAGTTTCTTCCTCCCGTGTTGATTGTAATGTTTAAAGTTTGAATAGGGCCTTGTACAGGGAGAGTAAATCAACTGAGGAgctgaattatttttattataaaattttctcTTGGCAAGTGTGAACTGATTGATTGTTGTTTATAAAAGACATCATATACGGTAGAAATCGAGTGGAGTTAGATAGTTgtgtgttttaactttttcactAGTACCACTAGTACCCTTTATGTCCATTTTGTCAAGCCCTCAACTCATATTGGTTCCTATTCAATCCTGTTCCTTTGTTTATGACGTTCGAGTCGTCGACTGTACGTATTTACAATTGCCCAGTTCACACCCTTTTGATTAGAtaactaattatatttatatattaaaaaaaccTCTACTCACAGGGGTGTAATGAAAAAAAGATCCATCTGCACGCAGAATCAGTATCAATTAGCAATATATAAACTCTAAACATGAAATTCCAGCAAGAAAGAGAAAACAGAACTCATGCATGCAAAATCTGATATTTTAGCAATACATTCTATATATGGAGTATATACCATatagaatttaatttttttaatgtaATCCCCAACCTGTCCTTGTCTGAAGTATGAAGGCTGGCACTTCATATTCCAAACATGAAACCCGCACTATGAAATTTATCCCTAGTCATGTCATCAATACGCTGGATTATCTGAGAGTTGAAGTAATTCTTATGATCCCCAACCTCACCTTGCCTGAAGTAAGAATTATAAGGCAGTCCAAGCCATTTTGGCAAGTCCGAAGACTTGTTAACCTCATGCTGCTTCAGTGTCTGGATATCACAAATTTTCACAATCTCGTCTGCTTCCTCTTCATTATCAAAAGGACAACTTAAAAATTCTGCCAACTTCTTCACTTGATTCTTGGTGTCATCCTTTAGCTCCTCATAGCTTACAAAGAAAACTTTATGGGGCCTCTCCAAGCTCTGTTTCTGGAATTGTAAAACATGATCATAGTATGGACCATAAGCGACAGTTCCATGGCAAAACTTATCCACAGCCTCCTCTATTGTCCATGGCCTCATATGAGACATTTTAGATTTAGCCATGTAATGCCACAAGGAAATGAGAGTGTCTTTTGGATTTCTTGTTACATAAACTATCCGACATTCAGATGAATGAATGGCACTTTTGGAAAGCAGCTGGTAAGGTACATGTGTACTGAAGATCCTAGTATTACCGTTAGAGCTTGTCAAAATACCAGCTGCTGTTGGATTTGGTGAGTAAACTTGAAGTTCTAGTGTTGGAATGAGGTCATGGGGATGGGTAGAAATCAACGAGTCCTTGGAAGTGCGATTAGTGATGGCAAACAGAAGAGACTTGAGCCACGTTGTGCCAGTTTTTGGAAAAGAAGCTAAGATTACATCAGTAGGAAGTGGGTTGAAGTTATTGAGTAAGTGGAGAGCTGCTTTAAGACATGGAAGTGTAAACCAAAAGCCGTTGAATTGGTATACTAGATCATCTCCGCACCATTTTTCTTTTGGTAGAGATAACAGATCATGATCATCAGCTAATTGCTCCATTATGAACCCAGTTAAGGTACACTGTGTTTGATATATATAACTGCTGGCTCTAACAGATTGACCAACCTATTTGGCTTACCTTCTGCGAGTTGTTAACTTGCAGGTGAATTCGACAAAGACGTTATCCCAACCCTAATTAGATGTAGTATTTCATAAATGGACGTCAGTCCATGTTTCACTCAACTAGTAAAATTTAAGAGGAATACATGGTATGGTTTTATGAATAAATAGGCCGGCAAATTAAAAGTCGATTATGCGGTTAAGTCTTTGATACTACAAGTTCAATTAGGTTTAGGCCTAATTCGTCCTAACTCTTGTCATAAGTATTAAAGAGCTCTTTCCAATTTCTAAGtgtaattttattagagaactaATCAATAATTATGCGTGAATAAGGAATACTATATATTTTGTAGAGAAGGAAGAATTAGTAAACACTGGTTTATTTATTTATAGCACATACAGATCATACGGCCGAATCTGATTGTACTACACTGGAGCCATGCGGCTGAGTCTGTAAATGTTACATATAGATCAAGTAACTCCATCCAGACGCATGAACCTCATGAGAATTTGTAAATACTCTAGAAATTTAAtgagcatatatatatatatatgaaactTAAGACATGCTGACATGCATGTTATAGCAATATAAGTAGTACTTGGCCAGCATGCAGAGTCGGCAGATCTTTAAATTCCAAACATGAAACCCGCGCCATGAAATTTATC
It contains:
- the LOC141716839 gene encoding cytosolic sulfotransferase 5-like, whose translation is MEQLADDHDLLSLPKEKWCGDDLVYQFNGFWFTLPCLKAALHLLNNFNPLPTDVILASFPKTGTTWLKSLLFAITNRTSKDSLISTHPHDLIPTLELQVYSPNPTAAGILTSSNGNTRIFSTHVPYQLLSKSAIHSSECRIVYVTRNPKDTLISLWHYMAKSKMSHMRPWTIEEAVDKFCHGTVAYGPYYDHVLQFQKQSLERPHKVFFVSYEELKDDTKNQVKKLAEFLSCPFDNEEEADEIVKICDIQTLKQHEVNKSSDLPKWLGLPYNSYFRQGEVGDHKNYFNSQIIQRIDDMTRDKFHSAGFMFGI